AGACGGTATCGACGCCCGACCGGCGGATGGAGCCGCTGTCGTAGATCTCGTAGCGATCGTATTTGGCGGGATAGCCCAGAACACTGACGGGCCCGCCGCTGAAGTTCCAGTCGATCCCGAAATAGCCGTAGGCGTCGCCGATGGGTTCGGACAAGGTCAGCAGCGCGACGTCGATCTCGGACCCGCTCTGGGTGGCGCGGTAGAAATCGCCGGTGATCAGCTTGCCGTCCGAATCCGGATCGAAGTTGGTGAAGAACTGCGACTTGGCAACGCCGTAGGCCTTGTTGTCGGATTTCCCCGGGTTGTAGGACGGGTAAATCTTCAGGCTGCTTGGCTTGCCGCCGAGAGCGGCGTTGTAGACGACGTGGGACGCGGTGATGACGTCGTTGCGGCCGACCAGGAAGCCCGAACCGATGTAGGTGCGGCTTCCCCAGGTGGCCTCGATGGAAACCACGGCGCGCGCCGGATATTGATCGTCACCGACCCTGTAGGACATTGGGATCGGTCCTTCCGCTGCATCTGGCACAGCAGCGGATGGTTGCAACCGACCGACAATGTCACGCCCGAGCCGTTCATTTCAACAGAGCGTGTCGCGCTGCGGGCGATTCCATCCGCAGCGCTCAACCCGTTCCGCCTCAGCCGCGGACAGGCCGCAGGACGAGATGCTTGTTCGACGGCACGGCCGGGGCCGAGGGACGCAGGACGAGTCCCTTGGAGGTCGGCTCGATGTTCGCGTCGGGATAGACGGCCATCACGTCCTTCAAAGCTTCCTTCAGGCGGAAGGCCAGGACGCGGTGCTCGCTGACCGAGCCGAAATGCTGCGACAGGGCGTGCCAGGGAACCACCGTCTGCTTGTCCAGCCGGTGCAGGCGGTGGACCAGCCACACATAGGCGTCGAGCGCGAGGGCGGAGTTCTTCAGCTTGGCGATGGCGTGCTCGTCGAGCGGGACGGCGTGTTCCATCAGATGCTCGAAGAAGCTCTGGGTCAGGCGGACGAAGCGCACCCACTCGCCGCCGGTGCGGAACAGGTCGGGCGTGTCCTCCTCGTCGCGCCACAGCTTGATGCCGTCGATCAGGCGCTGGTCGGAGATCTCCGCCGTGGAGGGGCCGGTGGTGGTGCGCAGGGTGAATTCGCTACGGGCGATCCGCAGCACCTGCTCGCGCACCGGTTTGTAGTTTCCGCGCTCGCCGCCCGTCGGGGCCAGCCCGAGACGGCGCAGCCACGCGCTCATGCTCGGCCCCAGATCGACGTGGGCGCTGCGTGTCTTGCGCGCCTCGGTCTGCAGGTAGATCATGATCAGGCGCGCCTTGGCGCCATAGGGAACCCCGACGTCCAGGACCGTGCCGTCGCGCAGCGGCAGGATGCCGGGGCGGACAACGAGCTGGTACTTGCCGTTGTTGCGCACCCAGGGCGCGGTCTCGTCCTTGGGCTTGCGGTGCGGCAGCGAGGCTTGGCAGAAGCCGGCGTGGAGATAGCCGATCGCGTCCATCTCGTTGGACAGCGCTTCATGGGCCATCATCACACGGCGGCGCTCCTTGGGGTCTTCGGTGCGGGCAAGAACCGCCTCGAATCCCTCCAGGGTAAGCTGCTCGTGGATTTTCGCCATGGGACCCCTCCGGCCTCGTTCGGTCACGTTCCTGTCATTTCAGAAAACACAAAATGTGGTGGCTGTGAAGCGCGTCCATCCCACGAATCGCTGAAGTTGCAACGGAAGCTGCAGATTCCGACTCAACTTCAGCGAAGCGGCCTTTTCTGACCCGGCCCATCCCTTCCCCCGCCGGCAACCGCCGAGCCGACGTTTCAAAATCAGCGTCGCCAACGGAGCACCTCCAGCCGGAAAGCCGCTTGTCCACAGCCGCACGGGCTTGTCCACGCTGAGTTGGAATCGCAACGGGCGAAACGGGCCGGATCGGTTCGCTGACTCCGCAACGGCGCGGACGCCGAAGTCGCAACGGGGACTCGCTCATCCACGCTGAAGACGAGTCACGAAAGGCGGTTATCCACGCTGAACTCGCAACCATGTCCTATATGAGTCCCTATAGGATTCTCCGGTTAGACCGGTTGCGCGGGTGCTGGCGCGACCCCCTTCGCTGAAAACGCAACGTCGCAGGGGTCGGAGAATCGCCAACCGGGCATTCGAGGGTGATCCGGACCCCCATCCTCCACCGACACGTGCACCGGGGCGAATGGACGGTTCCAGCCGCAGACCGTCAACTGTCAACCGGACCCGACGCTGAATTTGATACAAAGGCGACTCGGCTCCAACGCTGAATTGGTAACATTCGACTCGGAAACCCAAGGCTTTCCAGGGCTTAGCCGACTCGACGAGTCTCGCGCAGATCTTGCAACGCCGGCGCAAACCCTCGAATCGGCATACGACGCTGAATTTGAAACGGCAGACTCCAGGCGATTCAAGGGCCGAATCGAGACCGCACCCGCCACCCAACGCTGAATTGGTAACGCTTTGGAAAATGGGCTTGACGGGGTCACGGTCGATTCGACTACGGAACGGTTTTTCCCGGTCCGCCGCGGCCGGCGCAAGGCCCGCTTTTCTATGACCATAGTCCCATACGACGTCGCATGACCGCCGTTTCCACCGCCATTTGACGCAATTCGATGCGCTCCGGCTTGACCAGTTGCGTCACATTTTGCAAGAAAGGACCACTCACAGGGAAAGTCGGAGGCCCGATGAACGGGGAAGAACTGCGCGCCATCCGCGAACGGCGCGCCGAAGACCAGTTGAGCTTCGCGACATGGCTCAACGGCGCACTGAACCGCCGCTACGACCGCTCCCGGATCAGCCGGTGGGAAAGCGGGGCGGAGCGCATCCCCCAGCAGGTCGCCGGTTTCCTGGCGGGCCAGGGCGGCATGGCCGCCGTGCCGCAGAACGCCGGGGTGCCCAAGATGCAGCGCGCCGTGGTGGCCGTGGCGAATCAGAAGGGCGGCGTCGGCAAGACGACGACGGCGGTCAACCTGTCCTACGCGCTGTCCACGCTCGGCCTGAAGGTGATGCTTCTCGACAGCGACCCCCAGGGCAACGCCACCGTCCATATGGGGCTCGACCCCGGCGAGATCGAAACCCAGCGCAAGGGCATCTATAATGTCGTGCGCGGCGGGGCGTCCTTCGACAGCATCCTCCAGCCGGTGTGCGGCGGCGCCGTCATGCTCGCCCCGTCCAGCATCGGACTGGCCGCGGCGGAGACGGAGCTGGTGGCGGAGCCCGACAACTCCCTGGTCCTCAAGGAGAAGCTGGCGGAGGTGCGGAACCGTTACGATGTCATCGTGATCGACTGCCCGCCCAACCTCGGCCTTCTCACCATCAACGCGCTGGCGGCCAGCGATCTCGTGCTGATTCCCGTGCAGACCGAGGTGTTCGCCGGGCTCGGCGTGCCGCTGCTGCTGGAAACCATCGCCAAGATCCGCCGCCGTTCGAACCCGTCGCTGAACATCTTCGGCATCCTGCCGACCATGTTCTCGTCGCGTTTGACGCAGGATCAGGCCAGCCTGCGCGAGATTCAGGAGCATTACGAGGGGCGCACCCGCGTTCTGAACGCGGTGCCGCGCGCCACCCTGTTCGCCCAGGCGTCGGGCGCCGGCCGCCCGGCCATCGAGGCCGACCCGAATTCCAACAGCGTCCAGGCTTACGGCGAACTGGCGCGCGAACTGGCCGCCCACCTCCAGACTGCGGAAGACGCCCATGTCTCGTAAACTCGAACGGACCAGCACCCGCATTTTCGACAAGGCGGCGCAGCGCGGAGGGGACGCGCTGTTCGGGCTGTCCGCCGACTTCCCGCGGCTGATCGAGGTCGATCTCGACCGGGTGCACCCCAATCCCGACCAGCCGCGCCGCCATTTCGACGACCAGTCGCTGCAGGAGCTGGCCAACTCCATCGCCCGGCACGGGCTGAAGCAGCCGGTCCTGGTGCAGGATCTCGGCGACGGCGACTACCGGCTGATCGCCGGTGAGCGGCGCCTGCGCGCCTGCGGGTTGGCCGGGCGCCAGACCATCTTCGCCATCGTCACCGACGGCGATCCCGACGAGCTGGCGCTGATCGAGAACATCCAGCGCGTCGACCTCGACGCCATGGAGTTGGCCCGCGCCTTCGCCCGGCTGATCGAGCGGCACGACTACACGCACGAGGCGCTGGGGCAGGTGATCGGGCGCAGCCAGGCGGAGGTGACGCGCACCCTGTCGCTGCTGCGTCTGCCGGCCGACATCGTCGCTGAATTTGAAACGCGCCACCGCTCGGTGCCGAAAAGCATCCTGACGGAGATCGCCGCGGTGGACGATCCGGTCCTGCAGAGGAAGCTGTGGGACACGATCAAGGACGGCGGCACCGTCAAGGCGCTGCGCGAGGCCAAGCGCGCCCAGATGGGCGGCGGCGAGCCGGATTCCGCGGCGGCGGCGAAGGTTCAGCCGGCCCCGGCGGTGCGTTTCGTCTCCGCCGTCCAGCGCATCGCCAAGGACTTCTCCGCCGTCGATGCCGGGGAGCTGCGGGCGCACCGCAAGCAGCTCAGCGAGGCGCAATGGCAGGAGCTGCGCCGCCTTCACGCCCTACTCGATGAGCTGCTGGCCTGACCGTCAGCAACGCTGAATTTGTAACGGACACCCGCTGACGTCAGCGGCGGGTGTCAACTTCAGCGTCGATGACCCGCTTCACCTCGCGAAACCAGCGCAGCTTTTCCGCGAAGGGCAGGCGGGCGAGCCCGCTGGGCGAGGGCAGCACGACGTCCACCGGACCATTGAACAGGCTGTCCGGCTGCACGCCCCAGTCCGCCCGGTCACGCTCCGCGGCGGCGAGATAGACCCCCTTCCCCGTGTAGGCGATCACCCGTGGCCGGACCTCCGCGACCAGGGCGCGCAGCCGCGGCACGCCGCCGCGCAGCTCCGCGCGGCTGAGATCGGCGGCGCTCGGCGTCGCCCGCGCCACGAGGTTGGTGGAGCCCAGCCCGAAGTCCGGCAGGAGCCGGTCCTCCTCCGGGCGCAGCAGGCGCGGCGTCAAACCGGCCTCCGCCAGCAACTTCCAGAACTGGTTGCCCCGCCCCGCGTAATTGTGGCCGAGCAGGCCGGAGCGCGTCCCCGGATTGAATCCGACGAACAAAGCCTTCAGGCCGGGAGCGATGATGTCGGGAATCGGGCCTTCGGAATCGGTCATGTTGCGTCAACAGTGGAAAGCCGTGTCCGGCAACGCTGAATTTGAAACGCTCCTACTCCGCCGTCCGCCATTCGGCAAGAATCACCGGGGCGGCGAAGCCGGCGAGGATGGCCGCCAGCGTCACGAACAGCATCGCTCCCCAGGCGCTGTAGCCCAGAACCCCCAGCACGCCGCCCAGGAAGAAGGACCCGACGGTCGGCAGATGCGTCTTCAGCTTGTCGAGCGTCACCCGGACGCGATCCCGGCCGTTGCGGTGGTAGAGATCGTCGATCAGGTTGCCCAGCTCGATCCCGATGTCGGTGATCATGCCGGTGACGTGGGTGGTGCGGACGCGGGCGTTGGAGATGCGGGTGACGATGGCGTTCTGCAACCCCATCAGGAAGCTCAAGCCCATGACCAGCGCGGCGCCGCGAAGCTCGTGCAGCCAGACGTCGGCGGCGCCGAGCCCGGCTAGCAGGAGGGCTTCGAGGCAGACGCTGTAGGCGTAGATCGCCGACAGGCCGCGGCGCTGCCCGGCGTTGATGAGCATCGCCGACACCATCGCCCCGGCGATGAAGGTCGCCACGATCGCCAGCGCCATGCCGAAGGCGCCCATCTCGCCCAGAGCCAGATGATCGGCCATGGTCGAGACGGTGCCGGTCATGTGCGAGGAATAGAGGCCGGCGGCGTAGAACCCCGCGGCGTTGACGGCGCCGGCGATGCCCGCCAGCGACCAGGCCAGGCTGCGGTCCGCCGACACGCCACGATGCTCACCCTGCCGGACCAGCATGCCCCACTCCTTGAACCAGGCGGCGCGCCGGTTCGGACGTCCGCGCCGGGATCATAGCGAGGGCGGCACGCGCCGGGGACCCTCTGGTTTTCATGAGCATCAATGCGTTTTCCGGCAGGGCGGCATCGCAGCCCCACACCCCTCCTTCGTACGGAAGAGGCCAAAACCGCAAGCCTTCGTACATGACCGTACGATCACACGGCGGCGGAACGCTGGCGGGCTTCGTGGTGACCGCCGATCCGGACGGTCTGGCCAACGCGATCGCCCAAGGGGCCAAGCCTTGGGCCTTGGCTCCCCTCGGCCGGGTCGTTCATCGCCGCGGTGCGCCGTCTTCGCCGATGACGGCGTGATGCCTCCGGAGGATCGGCGACGAAAGGGGGCCTCGCTCCGCTCCGGCGCGATGGCGGCGGATTATAGGGACGAGGCCGGCATCCCGCACGCCTCGGCCGGAATTGCGACACCCCCGATCACCGGCTCACACATTGGACAAACAGACGGCTTGCCGCGACTCGCATGCTTTGGCACTGTTGAGGGAGACCCGCCGTCACCGGAGCGCTCGAGGGCCGACCCTCCGGTCCAGGAAGTGAATCGGCCGTTCCGTATAATCTCTGCCCGAAGCGCTTGATTTGAAACGCCTCACAGCTCGATCTGGGCGGCGGTAATGACGCTCTGGGCGATGTCGGCGACCCGGCGGCCCTGCTTCATGGCGGCCTTGCGCAGGGCGTTGTAGGCCGCCTCCTCCGTCAGGGATTTCTGCTGCATCAGGATGCCCTTCGCCCGCTCGATCAGCTTGCGGTCGGCGAGCTGCGTGCGGGCCTCGTCCCGTTCGCGTTTCAGCGTTTCAAAAGCAGCGAATCGCGCCAGCGCGGTTTCCAGGATCGGCCGCACGCGGGCGGGGTGCAGCCCGTCGAGGACGAAGGCGGCCACCCCGGCCTCCGCCGCCTGCGCCGCCGCCCCCGGCGGCGCTTTGTCGGCGAACAGGACGACGGCGCAGGCCCCGGACCGGGCCAGACGGAAGACGCCGTCCAGCGTCGCGGCGTCCAATGTTTCCAAAACAGCGACGACCGCGTCCGGCGCCAGCGCGGCGACGCGGGCGGGCAGATCGGCGAAGCCATGGAGCACGGCGATGCGGTCGCGGCCTCCCGCCCCGGCCAAGCCGTCCTCCACGGCCCGCGTCGCGCTGGCGTCGGGTCCGGCCACCAGGATGGTCAAGGGTTTGTTCGCCATGGCCGCTCCGCCCTCCCCTTCACACGACCTTATGCCGCCTTGACCGTCCCGTGATGCCCGCCTTCCAGGAAGTTCAGCAGCTCCTCCCGGTAGGCGTAGTAGCGGGGATGCTCCAGCAGAGCCTGCCGGGTCCGGGGGTGGGGGATGTCCACCTCCAGGATGTGGCCGATGCGGGCGTTCGGGCCGTTGGACATCATCACCACACGGTCGGCCAGCAGGATCGCCTCGTCAACGTCGTGGGTGACGCAGATGGCGGTGACCTGGGTGCGCGCCCACACCTCCATCAGCACCTCCTGAAGCTCCCAGCGGGTCAGGCTGTCCAGCATCCCGAAGGGC
This genomic stretch from Azospirillum sp. TSH58 harbors:
- a CDS encoding ParB/RepB/Spo0J family partition protein: MSRKLERTSTRIFDKAAQRGGDALFGLSADFPRLIEVDLDRVHPNPDQPRRHFDDQSLQELANSIARHGLKQPVLVQDLGDGDYRLIAGERRLRACGLAGRQTIFAIVTDGDPDELALIENIQRVDLDAMELARAFARLIERHDYTHEALGQVIGRSQAEVTRTLSLLRLPADIVAEFETRHRSVPKSILTEIAAVDDPVLQRKLWDTIKDGGTVKALREAKRAQMGGGEPDSAAAAKVQPAPAVRFVSAVQRIAKDFSAVDAGELRAHRKQLSEAQWQELRRLHALLDELLA
- a CDS encoding mismatch-specific DNA-glycosylase — encoded protein: MTDSEGPIPDIIAPGLKALFVGFNPGTRSGLLGHNYAGRGNQFWKLLAEAGLTPRLLRPEEDRLLPDFGLGSTNLVARATPSAADLSRAELRGGVPRLRALVAEVRPRVIAYTGKGVYLAAAERDRADWGVQPDSLFNGPVDVVLPSPSGLARLPFAEKLRWFREVKRVIDAEVDTRR
- a CDS encoding ParA family protein, which codes for MNGEELRAIRERRAEDQLSFATWLNGALNRRYDRSRISRWESGAERIPQQVAGFLAGQGGMAAVPQNAGVPKMQRAVVAVANQKGGVGKTTTAVNLSYALSTLGLKVMLLDSDPQGNATVHMGLDPGEIETQRKGIYNVVRGGASFDSILQPVCGGAVMLAPSSIGLAAAETELVAEPDNSLVLKEKLAEVRNRYDVIVIDCPPNLGLLTINALAASDLVLIPVQTEVFAGLGVPLLLETIAKIRRRSNPSLNIFGILPTMFSSRLTQDQASLREIQEHYEGRTRVLNAVPRATLFAQASGAGRPAIEADPNSNSVQAYGELARELAAHLQTAEDAHVS
- a CDS encoding ANTAR domain-containing response regulator, giving the protein MANKPLTILVAGPDASATRAVEDGLAGAGGRDRIAVLHGFADLPARVAALAPDAVVAVLETLDAATLDGVFRLARSGACAVVLFADKAPPGAAAQAAEAGVAAFVLDGLHPARVRPILETALARFAAFETLKRERDEARTQLADRKLIERAKGILMQQKSLTEEAAYNALRKAAMKQGRRVADIAQSVITAAQIEL
- a CDS encoding replication protein RepA, whose translation is MAKIHEQLTLEGFEAVLARTEDPKERRRVMMAHEALSNEMDAIGYLHAGFCQASLPHRKPKDETAPWVRNNGKYQLVVRPGILPLRDGTVLDVGVPYGAKARLIMIYLQTEARKTRSAHVDLGPSMSAWLRRLGLAPTGGERGNYKPVREQVLRIARSEFTLRTTTGPSTAEISDQRLIDGIKLWRDEEDTPDLFRTGGEWVRFVRLTQSFFEHLMEHAVPLDEHAIAKLKNSALALDAYVWLVHRLHRLDKQTVVPWHALSQHFGSVSEHRVLAFRLKEALKDVMAVYPDANIEPTSKGLVLRPSAPAVPSNKHLVLRPVRG
- a CDS encoding YoaK family protein produces the protein MLVRQGEHRGVSADRSLAWSLAGIAGAVNAAGFYAAGLYSSHMTGTVSTMADHLALGEMGAFGMALAIVATFIAGAMVSAMLINAGQRRGLSAIYAYSVCLEALLLAGLGAADVWLHELRGAALVMGLSFLMGLQNAIVTRISNARVRTTHVTGMITDIGIELGNLIDDLYHRNGRDRVRVTLDKLKTHLPTVGSFFLGGVLGVLGYSAWGAMLFVTLAAILAGFAAPVILAEWRTAE